In Bacillota bacterium, one genomic interval encodes:
- a CDS encoding SEC-C domain-containing protein — translation MTPWDFRGVEHGVAFDLVDLLSQLASECGPRRYASVRASDLGWPLASAPRLRVPPGRRRRLPARWLLRRIARVMGLECRARDSASWRTPADFVRWAAARLDPVPQDLGDEPCWCGSGRPLGSCCAVRYRPRRVLARMPAGRRRTAVSTPARAD, via the coding sequence GTGACGCCCTGGGACTTCCGCGGCGTCGAGCACGGGGTGGCCTTTGACCTGGTCGACCTGCTGAGCCAGCTGGCCTCCGAGTGCGGCCCCAGGCGGTACGCGTCGGTGCGGGCGTCGGATCTCGGCTGGCCGCTGGCATCCGCCCCTAGGCTGCGCGTTCCGCCCGGCCGCAGGCGGCGCCTGCCTGCCAGGTGGCTCCTCAGGAGGATAGCCCGTGTGATGGGCCTTGAGTGCCGTGCCCGCGACAGCGCGTCTTGGCGCACGCCCGCCGATTTCGTCCGCTGGGCCGCCGCGCGCCTCGACCCTGTCCCGCAGGATCTCGGGGACGAGCCTTGCTGGTGTGGCAGCGGCAGACCGCTCGGTTCCTGCTGCGCCGTCCGGTACCGTCCCAGGCGCGTTCTCGCGCGGATGCCGGCGGGCAGGCGCCGGACGGCGGTTTCGACACCGGCCCGCGCGGACTGA
- a CDS encoding prohibitin family protein, with amino-acid sequence MLQDVARPRARKVPGALSPRVKVAVGIAAVVFLFLVFRFWVVVPAGHRGVVLQFGAVKGAIGEGLHFVLPVVRQVELVDVRVQKTETEAQAASRDLQTVRSLIAVNYHVDASAVDDLYRRVGMHYAATIIAPAVQECVKAVTAQYTAEELITERQQVSARMAEQLGAKLAPYGIVVDGFNVVNFDFSEEFNRAIEAKQAAEQLALKAQRDLERVKIEAEQKLTQARAEAEALKIQKQEVTPELLRLREIEATLKAIEKWDGRLPQVTGGAVPFLSVLGGGAAGGK; translated from the coding sequence ATGCTGCAAGATGTGGCCAGGCCCAGGGCGCGGAAAGTCCCAGGCGCGCTCAGCCCAAGGGTCAAGGTGGCGGTTGGTATCGCGGCCGTCGTGTTTCTTTTCCTGGTGTTCCGGTTCTGGGTCGTGGTACCCGCCGGGCACCGGGGCGTCGTGCTCCAGTTCGGGGCCGTCAAGGGGGCGATAGGCGAGGGGCTGCACTTCGTGCTGCCGGTGGTGCGGCAGGTAGAGCTGGTGGACGTACGCGTGCAGAAGACGGAGACGGAGGCGCAGGCGGCGTCGCGCGACCTGCAGACGGTGCGTAGCCTGATCGCGGTGAACTACCATGTCGACGCTTCCGCGGTGGACGACCTGTACCGCAGGGTCGGGATGCATTACGCAGCCACCATCATTGCCCCAGCCGTGCAGGAGTGTGTGAAGGCGGTGACGGCGCAATACACCGCGGAGGAACTCATCACCGAGCGCCAGCAGGTCTCCGCCCGGATGGCGGAACAGCTGGGGGCGAAGCTGGCCCCGTACGGGATCGTGGTTGACGGCTTCAACGTCGTCAACTTCGACTTCTCGGAGGAGTTCAACCGGGCCATCGAGGCCAAGCAGGCCGCGGAGCAGCTTGCGCTGAAGGCCCAGCGTGACCTGGAGCGGGTGAAGATCGAGGCGGAGCAGAAGCTGACCCAGGCCCGTGCCGAGGCCGAAGCGCTGAAGATCCAGAAGCAGGAGGTCACGCCCGAACTGTTGCGCCTGCGGGAGATTGAGGCGACGCTGAAGGCGATTGAGAAGTGGGACGGCAGGCTGCCACAGGTGACCGGGGGCGCGGTGCCGTTTCTGAGCGTGCTAGGCGGTGGAGCAGCGGGGGGCAAGTAG